From Alphaproteobacteria bacterium, the proteins below share one genomic window:
- a CDS encoding DUF58 domain-containing protein, with the protein MVRPDDPIALRQANVLAGALPPLLVAAQRVASTVLQGVHGRRRVGQGDAFWQFRQYRPGDSINRIDWRQTAKGRAVYVRETEWEAAASVWLWRDGSPSMAFTSGHGVPMKRERAEVILLALATLLVDAGERVALLGGDRPITGHAAPRRLAGGLATDAMVRPHDSLPPLLPLPSHGHLVMIGDLLDPLPKIEEIVRSYASQGVRGHLLQVLDPAEEDLPYDGHVRFSGLEREGDHLIRRVEAVREAYGGRLRAQKDGLAQIASSVGWTWRAHRTDRPPETALLSLYIAMADLGVRPVRWGA; encoded by the coding sequence ATGGTCCGTCCTGACGATCCGATCGCGCTGCGCCAGGCGAACGTCCTGGCCGGTGCGCTGCCGCCCCTTCTGGTGGCGGCGCAGCGCGTCGCCTCGACCGTTCTGCAGGGCGTGCACGGCCGCCGTCGTGTCGGGCAGGGCGACGCCTTCTGGCAGTTTCGCCAGTATCGCCCTGGTGACTCGATCAACCGGATCGACTGGCGCCAGACCGCCAAGGGCCGCGCCGTCTATGTCCGCGAGACCGAATGGGAGGCCGCCGCCAGCGTCTGGCTGTGGCGCGACGGCTCGCCGTCGATGGCCTTCACCTCCGGCCATGGCGTGCCGATGAAGCGCGAGCGCGCGGAGGTCATCCTGCTGGCGCTGGCCACGCTGCTGGTCGATGCGGGCGAGCGCGTGGCGCTGCTCGGCGGCGACCGGCCGATAACCGGCCATGCCGCCCCGCGCCGCCTGGCCGGGGGACTTGCCACCGACGCCATGGTGCGCCCGCACGACAGCCTGCCGCCCTTGCTGCCGCTGCCCTCGCACGGCCATCTCGTGATGATAGGCGATCTGCTCGACCCGTTGCCGAAGATCGAGGAGATCGTGCGCAGCTACGCCAGCCAGGGTGTGCGCGGCCATCTGCTGCAGGTGCTCGATCCCGCCGAGGAGGACCTGCCCTATGACGGCCATGTCCGCTTCTCCGGCCTCGAGCGGGAGGGCGACCACCTGATCCGCCGCGTCGAGGCGGTGCGTGAGGCCTATGGCGGCCGCCTGCGCGCGCAGAAGGATGGCCTGGCGCAGATCGCCTCGTCGGTCGGCTGGACGTGGCGGGCGCATCGCACCGACCGGCCGCCGGAGACGGCGCTGCTGTCGCTCTACATCGCCATGGCAGATCTCGGGGTGCGCCCCGTACGGTGGGGTGCCTGA
- a CDS encoding DUF4159 domain-containing protein, protein MLALGTLAFATPWMLALLLSLPVIYFLLRLMPPAPKLIRFPAIRLLLGLEPEEQTPVRLPWWLLLLRLLLVTLLILALARPLLNPQSDLPGSGPLVLAIDDGWAAAPNWSIMQRHAERLTERAERAKRPVVILTTAPAALDEAQPQRGLLRPDEARAVLRALKPKPWPVDRAVAANEIGRVTIPRPAHVVWLSDGLEAPDTARYGERLAALGTLEVVMPAGPRAPMVLVPPAMAGRELRIEARRPSGDGPRRIAVQGVDDRGALLARGFIDFAPTATEATGTLNVPTEIRNRIIRLDIEGNTSAGATALLDERYRRRPVGILGERQTASGQPLLQEVFFLERALEPYAQLTIGDAATILNRQTAILLVPDGASPGPAERDNVVEWMMKGGVVVRFAGPRLASASDDDLVPVKLRLGDRALGGVMSWGSPASIAEFAPGSPFYGLRVPEDARITQQVLAEPGPDVSDKTWARLADGTPLVTAEKRGEGWLVLIHTTANTSWSNIAISGLFVDMLQRLVALSRGVAGDAGGQTALKPWKTLDGFARLVQPPLGTLPLPLDAASTMVPRPQTPPGLYGDESSQVAFNLGNRVPAPAPIASLPSGATTDTLTEAGETDLTRWFLTVALCLLLLDLLISLWLRGMLPSARGLRRRATPAVLLPAALAIGLAAVPDRTAQAASELDELLLVQSMPGPGRQPPPRSTRDAAADPADEMVLRATLETRLAYIVTGNAEVDNISRAGLEGLGEILRARTSVEPGEPIAVDVEKDELRLFPLLYWPVTQEQATPSPKAMAAIDRHLKTGGIIFFDTRDQHITLGRGGLNNDLKRLLRGIDVPPLVAMPHEHVLTKAFYLLSDTPGRWSGGRLWIEAGGGRINDGVATIIIGANDFAGAWAVDRAGRGTLPVAPGGEAQRELAFRFGVNLVMYALTGNYKDDSVHMNDIMQRLRR, encoded by the coding sequence ATGCTGGCCCTGGGCACACTCGCGTTTGCCACGCCTTGGATGCTGGCGCTGCTGCTGTCGCTGCCGGTGATCTACTTCCTGCTGCGCCTGATGCCGCCGGCACCGAAGCTGATCCGCTTCCCGGCGATCCGCCTGCTGCTCGGCCTTGAGCCGGAGGAGCAGACCCCGGTGCGCCTGCCGTGGTGGCTGCTGCTGCTGCGCCTGCTGCTGGTGACCCTGCTGATCCTGGCCCTGGCCCGGCCGCTGCTCAATCCGCAATCCGACCTGCCCGGCAGTGGTCCGCTGGTGCTGGCGATCGACGATGGCTGGGCCGCCGCGCCCAACTGGTCGATCATGCAGCGCCACGCCGAGCGCTTGACCGAACGCGCCGAGCGCGCCAAGCGTCCGGTCGTGATCCTCACCACGGCGCCGGCGGCGCTCGACGAGGCGCAGCCGCAGCGCGGCCTGTTGCGACCCGACGAGGCCCGCGCCGTGCTGCGCGCGCTCAAGCCCAAGCCGTGGCCGGTCGATCGCGCCGTGGCGGCCAACGAGATCGGCCGGGTCACCATCCCGCGGCCTGCGCATGTCGTGTGGTTGAGCGATGGGCTGGAGGCGCCCGACACGGCGCGTTACGGCGAGCGCCTGGCCGCCCTGGGCACGCTCGAGGTCGTGATGCCGGCCGGGCCGCGCGCGCCGATGGTGCTGGTTCCGCCGGCGATGGCCGGCCGCGAGCTGCGAATCGAGGCGCGTCGCCCCTCGGGCGATGGCCCCCGGCGCATCGCCGTGCAGGGTGTCGACGATCGCGGCGCGCTGCTGGCGCGCGGCTTCATCGATTTCGCACCGACCGCGACCGAGGCGACGGGCACGCTCAACGTGCCGACCGAGATCCGCAATCGCATCATCCGCCTCGACATCGAGGGCAACACCAGCGCCGGCGCCACGGCGCTGCTCGACGAGCGCTATCGCCGGCGGCCAGTGGGCATTCTCGGCGAAAGGCAGACCGCCAGCGGCCAGCCGCTGCTGCAGGAGGTGTTCTTCCTCGAGCGCGCGCTGGAGCCCTATGCCCAGCTCACCATCGGCGACGCGGCCACGATCCTCAACCGCCAGACCGCGATCCTGCTGGTGCCCGACGGCGCCTCGCCGGGGCCGGCGGAGCGCGACAATGTCGTCGAGTGGATGATGAAGGGCGGCGTGGTCGTGCGTTTCGCCGGCCCGCGCCTGGCGTCGGCGAGCGACGACGACCTCGTGCCGGTGAAGCTGCGGCTGGGCGATCGCGCGCTGGGCGGCGTGATGAGCTGGGGTTCGCCGGCCTCGATCGCGGAGTTCGCGCCGGGCAGCCCGTTCTATGGCCTGCGCGTGCCCGAGGATGCGCGCATCACGCAGCAGGTTCTGGCCGAGCCTGGTCCCGACGTATCGGACAAGACCTGGGCGCGGCTGGCCGACGGCACACCGCTGGTCACCGCCGAGAAGCGCGGCGAGGGCTGGCTGGTGCTGATCCACACGACCGCCAACACCAGCTGGAGCAACATCGCGATCTCCGGCCTGTTCGTCGACATGCTGCAGCGTCTCGTCGCGCTGAGCCGCGGCGTCGCCGGCGACGCCGGCGGGCAGACGGCACTCAAGCCCTGGAAGACGCTGGACGGCTTCGCGCGCCTGGTGCAGCCGCCGCTGGGCACGCTGCCACTGCCGCTCGACGCGGCCAGCACGATGGTGCCGCGCCCGCAGACGCCGCCGGGTCTGTACGGCGACGAGTCTTCCCAGGTCGCCTTCAACCTCGGCAACCGCGTGCCGGCGCCGGCGCCGATCGCCAGCCTGCCGTCGGGGGCGACGACCGACACGCTGACTGAAGCCGGCGAGACCGATCTCACCAGGTGGTTCCTGACCGTGGCGCTTTGCCTGCTGCTTCTCGACCTGCTGATCTCGCTGTGGCTGCGCGGCATGCTGCCCAGCGCCCGCGGCCTGCGGCGACGCGCGACGCCCGCGGTGCTGCTGCCCGCCGCGCTTGCGATCGGCCTTGCGGCGGTGCCCGACCGCACCGCGCAGGCCGCCTCGGAGCTCGATGAGTTGCTGCTGGTGCAATCGATGCCCGGGCCGGGACGCCAGCCGCCGCCGCGCTCGACGCGCGACGCGGCTGCCGATCCCGCCGACGAGATGGTGCTGCGCGCGACCCTGGAAACGCGCCTCGCCTACATCGTCACAGGCAATGCGGAGGTCGACAACATTTCGCGCGCCGGCCTCGAGGGGCTCGGCGAGATCCTGCGGGCGCGCACCTCGGTCGAGCCGGGCGAGCCGATCGCCGTCGACGTCGAGAAGGACGAGTTGCGCCTCTTCCCGCTGCTCTACTGGCCGGTGACCCAGGAACAGGCCACGCCGTCGCCGAAAGCCATGGCGGCGATCGACCGCCACCTGAAGACCGGCGGCATCATCTTCTTCGACACCCGCGACCAGCACATCACCCTGGGTCGCGGCGGCCTCAACAACGACCTGAAGCGCCTGCTGCGCGGCATCGACGTGCCGCCGCTGGTGGCGATGCCTCACGAGCATGTGCTGACCAAGGCGTTTTACCTGCTGTCCGACACGCCGGGCCGCTGGTCGGGTGGGCGGCTGTGGATCGAGGCCGGCGGCGGGCGCATCAACGACGGCGTGGCGACGATCATCATCGGCGCCAACGACTTCGCCGGCGCCTGGGCGGTCGACCGCGCCGGCCGCGGCACCCTGCCGGTGGCGCCCGGCGGCGAGGCGCAGCGCGAGCTGGCCTTCCGCTTCGGCGTCAACCTGGTGATGTACGCGCTGACCGGCAACTACAAGGACGACAGCGTCCACATGAATGACATCATGCAGCGGTTGCGCCGATGA